Below is a genomic region from Henckelia pumila isolate YLH828 chromosome 3, ASM3356847v2, whole genome shotgun sequence.
TGTTTCCATCAAATCTCACTTAGATTTATGCAAACTCcgaagaattaaaaaaaaaaaacaagatttGTATCCATCCCTTGACATAGATTCTTCCAATAGGCCAAGGAGACAGCATTACACACATTTTGCATGATTTAAGCAAAAAAGTAACAATAATAGGCCTATCAATTTAGTTCAGAAGCAGCTTTCAGCATTGAAAGATACGATTTACATTTAGATAatctaatattatattatactagACACATTAAATGGTGAAAAGCAATTAAGAAAGGAATCCATTTGCATTTTTTCCCCCTAACAAAACAAAAGCCAAAACCTTAATCCCTTCGAGATAGCCTTGCTTCGAGTTCAATGTTAATAATGTCTTTTTCGTCATTGGTACATACTACAAACAAAGCATACCTAAAACAAAAATCAAGACTGCGGAATGTAAAGCCGGTAGCCAATAAACCCTAGCCGAATCCCCCATAGCCAAATCGGCAAGCCATGACCCATCTGTTAGGAAGGCCTGAGACCCGGACTCCGATCCTGACCCTGATCCGGAATCCGGATCAGGTTCGGACCCGCTAATCCCTAGCCCGGGTCCACTCATGCCCGTTGGATCTGACCCTGATAGGTACCCGCCTCCATTAGTTGTCGTTGCTGGTGTTAGATCCTTTGAAGATTTTTGACTGCAACACACAAGAGCATTCATTATCGGGGACCTAGCATTCAATAGGCTCGCCTAAATTTATTTGGTGAATCTATAAATGCTTATTCTACAATGTGACAAAAAAATTCCCAAGaactttttttatatattttttctatcCATTTCTGGTAAAATCATCAACTTTAGTAACATAATGCTATAGTTGGGTCACTCTTTGACTAAAAGAATATgacatattatataattattatgtaCGAAATGTTGAAAAAAGTAACAAtaatagtattttattttaccTGGGCACGGAGGGGCAAAACGTCACCGTATAATCGGCGCCGGAGCAAGTAAAAGTGCTGGTGGGATCATCGTAAGCGTAGCTATATGATCTGGGGCAAGCAGACTTGAACACCTGCGCGTAGACCGACGGCCTGCAGGCGGCGGGTGAGTTAAACGCGCCGCTGCAACAGTACTCCGGGCTCCCGAACGCCTCACACGCACTCTTGCACGCCTCCACGCCTTCGACCCGGAGCTCCGATGGGCATACCCGGTTCAGGTCCGTCACGCATCCCGTCGAAGCGCACATACCCGACCCGCCAGCGGCCTCCACGATCATGGGTAGATTGTACCCGTCGACCAGGCTGACATCATAGAAGTCCAGCCCGCCGGTTCCGAGGGTGAACTCCGCCAGAGTAACCGGCGGGGCAGCTCCGAAACCGTTGCATTCGAGCTCACCCGACCCGCAATCAGCAGTCCTGCAGGAACCGGGTTCCGAATCCGGAAATGTGCATACCGTTCGGCCCCAGAACCGGCCGGACCAGCCGGCGGGAGCCATGAGAGTACGGTAGGAACCTTGCGGGAGCTCGAATCCAGTGGTTTCAAGCTTCGGGCTGCCCGCATTTGCTAGTATACCGGGCCATACAGTTTCCTCGCATCTGTTAACAAACGTAAACGTTGCCCCAAACGCACCTGTGTCGCATACGAATTCAAGAACGAAAAAGTTAAAAACCCAGTCAAAAAACAAGAACTAAACCCCCAATGTAGCTTCagaaggcaaaaaaaaaaaaaaaatgttcatgcTTGAAAACGTAAATCCCACGAATGTCGGGAGCAAATATACTTTACCTCTGGCGAAGAGGAGAAGAGTTACGAGCAGGCTTGAAATGAAGGATGAAGAAGGATAAGAGGAGGAGGCATCCATGATTGCGACGTTTCCTACTTTCAAGCGAACTTTACGAGACAAAGACACAAACATATGATTCAGTAGACTTGTGGAGATGTATGGGAAGATTGCAAATGTGAagatgataaaagataaagaagCTAAAGAAACAATGGCCGCTTGTATTCTGGGGAGGTTTGCCTTGCAGTACTGGATTAAAGCAGAGGTTTTTGTCCAGACTTGGTGATGATGATAACATCAAACAGAGACAACTATTGTAACTGATAAgaggagtttttttttttttttttttttaattattttttaaataaaaaaaagagtttAATTTGTAGGACTAGGTGTTTCCAACCTCGGCACTTCATAGTTTTTTTCATTATCTTATTTCAATGAAGATTGATGATaagtaatataaaaaataataattttataatgctaaatatttttaaattaacaaatttaatattattacgAACGGTGATAAAttattaaacataaaaataaaaattaatgtgAGACAATCTCATAATTATCTGATACGGATCTTCTGTTCGACTTGATTCAtaagcaaatattgatttttatgtcaaaaaatattgtttttcgtaataaaaaattattattattcattttaaatatgaattGGATCGATCTGTTTTACAACATTTTTAACCACAATCAAAATAAAGTGTGAACAAAATTTCAGTTAAACTAAACCAAAACGACggtaaaaaatcattttaattcaaaactTGCAATCAAACAATCCAAACCAAACTcgaataaaaatatattgttttttttacccgaatttttatgaaaaaacaaTTTATTTAAAAGAATTGATAAATGTGAGTATAAAAAACATTTTAAGCTAATATTTACTCAATTTAAcctatttattataaaaaacaatttaaaattttaacattttattGATATATCTCGTATGATTAATCGTAAATGTTATCCATGTCtatgttttaatttaaataataatcatatttattaaaatatggggggaaaagaaaataaaagagcTAATAAATTATAACAAAACCTAGGATCCGGGGTTTCatactatatataaataaattctttttaaaaaaataactattTGAAATGTTTGGGCTGACACGTAACAACTCGCCAAATCATACACTAAAACAACTAGACTCGTTGGATCAACCCGTCTATAACATAAAATAGATAAGTTGTCAATTTGGAGATTACTTTTTTTGTGAGACGGTATCATATATATGTGACATTGATCAACttgattatatataaaataaaaatttgacatAAAAGTGATAATTCTCTCATGGAATGAGCTGATTATAAGGTCCATTTCATAAAATTAGTATGTGAAAACGTCTGATGTGGGGACCTCGtgttgctaatctcgtcttagggtAATTatcgattaataaacaattaataatgtatttaaaagaatactcaaaccaaataaaaaatttttttattaaatattgcacctcgctcgatcggtaaaatcctaccgatcgagcgggcaaggaATCTCATCCCTCGGGTCTGGGCAAatcatggcctcgctcgatcggtcaaatcttaccgatcgagcggccactatgcccaaaaaatctgcagaaaaGTGTTGTGCTGTCAAAACTTGAGCATTCAATTTATATCACCTCAAAACAATACAAAACATGGTTGAATATATCaaggaacatgcatataatgatagtaCTAAACATCAAGCACAAATCCATgcctttattacatcaaactaaTAATATCAAAGGCAATAAACCATAAACTACACAAAGTCTCAAAAGTGTGCTTTAAGTTTCTAATTGTCTACTACGTTTGATACATTCAAAGGCCTAGTCCTTcagctacaacccgagtcctcacttgctcaatctctctcccgagctatcaatgacgtcgttgactagctcctgctccctctgttgccatgcacacatacaaaacaaagcaacagccggataaactccggtgagaaatcatttccagtataatcgacatatataaagcgttaaagaaatcatatcaactctatttaTAAACGACTCAATAATAgtgtaaataacgcatatatcaattaagaattgattcatataacgtcgtttgccatcaagattcgtaaacgatcttgacatggatatccatctatcgtagtcattcttgactcaaaaataaggtcgcctcagaccttggcatagaatcaattcaataacatatcatatcaactcaaacccaaagatccactacctgagatggatcgacaacatcaaaaacaaatcaaaagataatcaagtatgtgatttttgcgggacaactcaagaaacgtCATTCCCGAGTTTCAAATctctgactcgcgatgtcgtcattataccttcgtatttctcagttcggaatgcttcaaatctgaaacacaaTATCAAAAGACACATATCAAACTTCGTTCAAGTCTACCATTTCAGAATCAAtccaaaatcatcaagaatcgTCAATCAAAACCACTTCAAACCTTCGTCACTTCTTCCTTCAACttgaagttgaggttcttgagtcaatagtctccgaaTAAACTCTGAAACTAAAAATAACATTGCTACAACATCAATAACATATCACTTAacatctcagctcaatcatcggctatcaaaacgatcgTAAAACACAAATCGACggtgtagcgattgaaaatcgataaccgacgaaatatcgaagccatttccgacttcgaatacaattCATACGTATATCATATCAGCCATAATAACTCAAAGAGCAAGATAACAGCAGCTCTAACCCTCAGACACAAGCTGAAAATCAAGATTAAGTATAAGCAACATGAATTCGTCAACccggtttcgatatcggaatACATAAACGTCGAAGAACATATACATATCatcaatatctgatatctacCAACTTTCGAACTTCAAACCATTCCGAAAGAAGTaaaaacttacactagatcaaagccctcgtcgtaaggattcaaGAACACCTTTCGGAAccaaaatcggacgatcggattaaaagttacggcaatttgaaaatcaaaaatcaaatgaAAAACCAAGATCTCGGCTTTCTCTGTTCACTATTCTGAAAATCTGAAGTAACTAAGCAAAGTACACGTGAACATGCTGACTATTCAATTCAAATTCTAATAACTTCAAGCATAATTGTCGTTTAGTCCCTTAATTCTttaatatttgcaatttggtcctcggcccttattttaattcaatttcaatccaaaataatttaagaatattataatttaaatcgaaactctaaatattctcaaattaaatat
It encodes:
- the LOC140887142 gene encoding thaumatin-like protein 1 isoform X2 translates to MFVSLSRKVRLKVGNVAIMDASSSYPSSSFISSLLVTLLLFARGAFGATFTFVNRCEETVWPGILANAGSPKLETTGFELPQGSYRTLMAPAGWSGRFWGRTVCTFPDSEPGSCRTADCGSGELECNGFGAAPPVTLAEFTLGTGGLDFYDVSLVDGYNLPMIVEAAGGSGMCASTGCVTDLNRVCPSELRVEGVEACKSACEAFGSPEYCCSGAFNSPAACRPSVYAQVFKSACPRSYSYAYDDPTSTFTCSGADYTVTFCPSVPSQKSSKDLTPATTTNGGGYLSGSDPTGMSGPGLGISGSEPDPDSGSGSGSESGSQAFLTDGSWLADLAMGDSARVYWLPALHSAVLIFVLGMLCL
- the LOC140887142 gene encoding thaumatin-like protein 1 isoform X1; translation: MFVSLSRKVRLKVGNVAIMDASSSYPSSSFISSLLVTLLLFARGAFGATFTFVNRCEETVWPGILANAGSPKLETTGFELPQGSYRTLMAPAGWSGRFWGRTVCTFPDSEPGSCRTADCGSGELECNGFGAAPPVTLAEFTLGTGGLDFYDVSLVDGYNLPMIVEAAGGSGMCASTGCVTDLNRVCPSELRVEGVEACKSACEAFGSPEYCCSGAFNSPAACRPSVYAQVFKSACPRSYSYAYDDPTSTFTCSGADYTVTFCPSVPRSPIMNALVCCSQKSSKDLTPATTTNGGGYLSGSDPTGMSGPGLGISGSEPDPDSGSGSGSESGSQAFLTDGSWLADLAMGDSARVYWLPALHSAVLIFVLGMLCL